In the genome of Deinococcus deserti VCD115, one region contains:
- a CDS encoding GAF domain-containing protein, whose product MPESFGASTAPSSLAERLQDVTEALAAATTPAAVFKIVLQPALVALDAVAGAVLLVSDAGDRLEIAATQGREDGAQTIWQDGPLDDTVPAGDALKQHTPLFFEHQGELTAVYPDLEERAGTTAPVASAVLPMFLDGQPLGAIVLDFKEPHHFTPAERRFLRTLAAQCAVALGRARLSGALHRQVEARTRELEESRARAEVLATLGDALQRAHSPEDVAVQALEPLGHTLGASSVMVVQLERGRLHVPTIWGETLPAMAALRTSGTPLKEAALLDRCARTKKAGYYADYDAAGGVLTGLATLAFAVEPIHASGDDLVGFLCAWRLPRTEPWPAGDRDLLRRSAGTLGVALERAVTTQALQERTEALDAFVAFTERVAGETDVRALIEHAADVLRATLGDLGVGYYEPEDGRWKARAWSNGIPREFVARMQAGFEFSTPRFAHAIRDQQPHFMQEWNSASEDLPGARRTGAMATYPYFQHGRPTGVLSAGSMQTLGWSEREQAIIRAVGRSLGLAMEGTRSAAELRRASRFNELVLNSLGEGVTTIDAQGRSTLANPAALKMLGYTAEDFMGRPQHALIHHSYPDGSPFPREACEIYAAFVDGQVHRANDEVFWRKDGSSFPVEYTSTPILNESGEIEGSVLVFRDVTERQRAEATLRQANDELRRSNAELEQFAYVASHDLQEPLRTVTSFSQLLAKKYAGQTDARGQMYVRLITEGTQRMTQLLQDLLAFSRVAKGAADPVRVNTGVILAQVSQDLAAQIQHTGAQLHIGEVPDVLGDASQLRQLFQNLIGNALKFSHPERGPVVWVGAECDGGLVRFRVQDNGVGIAPEYFERIFTIFQRLHTREQYEGSGIGLSIARKIVERHGGRIWLESTPALGTTFYFTLPAVEGGA is encoded by the coding sequence ATGCCCGAATCATTCGGGGCGTCCACCGCGCCCTCCTCCCTGGCGGAGCGCCTGCAGGACGTGACCGAAGCGCTTGCCGCCGCGACCACGCCCGCTGCCGTCTTCAAGATCGTACTCCAGCCCGCTCTGGTGGCGCTGGACGCCGTTGCGGGAGCGGTTCTGCTTGTCAGCGACGCGGGCGACCGCCTGGAGATCGCCGCGACCCAGGGCCGCGAGGACGGAGCGCAGACCATCTGGCAGGACGGCCCGCTGGACGACACGGTCCCTGCCGGGGACGCCCTGAAGCAGCACACGCCGCTTTTCTTCGAACATCAAGGCGAGCTGACGGCCGTCTACCCCGACCTTGAGGAACGCGCCGGAACCACTGCCCCAGTGGCCAGCGCTGTGCTGCCGATGTTCCTTGACGGGCAGCCCCTGGGCGCGATCGTGCTGGACTTCAAGGAACCGCACCACTTCACCCCTGCAGAACGGCGCTTTCTGCGCACGCTGGCTGCTCAGTGCGCCGTTGCGCTGGGCCGCGCCCGCCTGTCGGGCGCCCTGCACCGGCAGGTGGAAGCCCGCACCCGTGAGCTCGAAGAATCCCGCGCCCGCGCGGAGGTCCTGGCCACTCTCGGCGACGCCCTCCAGCGCGCCCACTCCCCGGAAGACGTGGCGGTTCAGGCCCTGGAGCCCCTCGGTCATACCCTCGGAGCAAGCAGTGTCATGGTCGTGCAGTTAGAGCGCGGCCGCCTGCATGTGCCGACCATCTGGGGTGAAACTCTTCCCGCGATGGCGGCTCTGCGGACCAGCGGCACCCCGCTGAAGGAGGCCGCCCTGCTGGACAGGTGCGCCCGCACGAAGAAGGCTGGGTACTACGCGGATTACGACGCGGCGGGGGGCGTGCTCACCGGGTTGGCGACATTGGCCTTCGCGGTGGAGCCCATCCACGCTTCCGGGGATGATCTGGTTGGATTTCTTTGCGCGTGGCGCCTCCCGCGGACTGAACCCTGGCCAGCGGGTGACCGCGACCTGCTGCGCCGCTCTGCGGGCACTCTCGGTGTGGCCCTTGAACGCGCGGTCACCACCCAGGCCCTGCAGGAGCGAACGGAGGCGCTCGACGCCTTCGTGGCCTTCACTGAACGGGTGGCGGGCGAGACGGACGTCCGTGCTCTGATTGAGCACGCGGCTGACGTGCTGCGGGCCACCCTGGGCGACCTGGGCGTGGGGTATTACGAACCTGAGGATGGGCGGTGGAAGGCGCGGGCCTGGTCAAACGGCATTCCCCGCGAATTTGTGGCCCGGATGCAGGCGGGGTTCGAGTTCAGCACGCCCCGGTTCGCGCACGCCATCCGTGACCAGCAACCACACTTTATGCAGGAATGGAATTCGGCCAGCGAGGACCTTCCTGGGGCGCGCCGCACGGGGGCCATGGCCACCTACCCGTACTTTCAGCACGGCCGGCCTACGGGCGTGCTCTCGGCAGGATCAATGCAGACGTTGGGATGGTCGGAGCGTGAGCAGGCGATCATCCGGGCGGTGGGCCGCAGTCTGGGTCTGGCGATGGAGGGCACCCGCAGCGCAGCCGAGCTGCGGCGGGCGTCGCGCTTCAATGAGCTGGTGCTTAACAGCCTCGGGGAGGGCGTCACCACGATAGACGCCCAGGGCCGCTCCACGCTGGCGAATCCAGCGGCCCTGAAGATGCTGGGATACACGGCCGAGGACTTCATGGGGCGCCCCCAGCATGCTCTGATTCACCACTCGTACCCGGATGGGTCGCCCTTTCCCAGAGAAGCCTGCGAAATCTATGCCGCCTTTGTAGACGGGCAGGTGCACCGCGCGAATGACGAGGTGTTCTGGCGCAAGGACGGGTCGTCCTTTCCGGTGGAGTACACCAGCACGCCCATCCTGAACGAGAGCGGGGAGATTGAAGGCTCGGTGCTGGTGTTCCGGGACGTCACCGAACGCCAACGGGCCGAGGCCACGCTGCGGCAGGCGAACGATGAACTCCGCCGGTCTAACGCGGAGCTCGAGCAGTTCGCGTACGTCGCGTCTCACGATCTGCAGGAGCCCCTGCGGACGGTGACCAGCTTCTCACAGCTGCTGGCGAAGAAGTACGCCGGGCAGACTGATGCGCGGGGACAGATGTACGTCCGGCTGATCACTGAGGGCACCCAGCGCATGACGCAGCTTCTGCAGGATCTGCTTGCGTTTTCCCGGGTGGCAAAAGGCGCCGCGGACCCTGTGCGCGTGAACACCGGCGTGATCCTCGCGCAGGTCAGCCAGGATCTCGCTGCGCAGATTCAGCATACGGGCGCCCAGCTGCACATCGGAGAGGTTCCGGACGTCCTGGGCGACGCTTCCCAGTTGCGCCAGCTGTTCCAGAACCTGATCGGCAACGCCCTGAAGTTCAGTCACCCGGAGCGGGGGCCCGTGGTGTGGGTGGGCGCTGAGTGCGATGGCGGCCTCGTGCGCTTCCGCGTGCAGGACAATGGCGTCGGCATCGCGCCGGAGTATTTCGAGCGCATCTTCACGATCTTCCAGCGCTTGCACACCCGCGAGCAGTACGAGGGGAGCGGCATCGGCCTGTCCATCGCCCGGAAGATCGTGGAACGGCATGGAGGGCGGATATGGCTGGAGAGCACGCCGGCCCTCGGCACGACCTTTTATTTCACCCTGCCGGCAGTGGAGGGCGGCGCATGA
- a CDS encoding response regulator — protein MRSVTRVLVVEDHFPDAVLLEEWLELAEVQWEVVHVVTFAEATSRWPDGRFDALLLDLDIPDGFGLDLVERGLALAGAVPVVVLSGRADEAVAAGAVGLGARAYVVKGPASVHELRAALEGQRD, from the coding sequence ATGAGGTCGGTGACGCGGGTCCTGGTGGTGGAGGATCATTTCCCGGACGCCGTGCTGCTGGAGGAATGGCTGGAGCTGGCAGAGGTTCAGTGGGAGGTGGTGCACGTGGTGACTTTTGCGGAGGCCACCTCGCGCTGGCCGGACGGCCGCTTCGATGCCCTGTTGCTGGACCTCGACATTCCGGATGGCTTTGGGCTGGACCTGGTGGAACGCGGACTGGCGCTGGCCGGTGCCGTACCTGTGGTGGTGCTAAGTGGACGGGCCGATGAGGCGGTGGCGGCTGGGGCAGTGGGTCTGGGCGCGCGGGCCTACGTGGTGAAGGGACCGGCATCTGTGCACGAACTCCGGGCCGCCCTGGAGGGGCAGCGGGATTGA
- a CDS encoding DUF433 domain-containing protein, with the protein MNDVTLAFSPRRARLPTLERTPRITSAPTLTPPLTLTLGRLLIHLDLTPTLELMARIELRGSERRPRVRGKGVAVPDVLRIARRCRTLEELFELRPSLDELDVRACLAYAHQLQAQRESGPSGRFQPT; encoded by the coding sequence TTGAACGACGTTACCCTTGCTTTTTCTCCCCGCCGGGCGCGCCTGCCCACCCTGGAGCGAACCCCCCGCATCACATCGGCACCCACGCTCACCCCTCCGCTTACCCTGACGCTGGGACGCCTGCTGATCCATTTGGACCTCACGCCAACCCTGGAACTAATGGCACGCATCGAACTGCGCGGCAGCGAGCGGCGACCGCGGGTCCGCGGCAAGGGCGTGGCCGTCCCGGACGTGCTCAGGATCGCGCGGCGCTGCCGCACCCTGGAAGAGCTTTTTGAGCTCCGGCCCAGCCTCGACGAACTTGATGTTCGCGCCTGCCTCGCCTACGCCCATCAGCTGCAGGCCCAAAGAGAGTCGGGGCCATCGGGGCGTTTCCAACCCACCTGA
- a CDS encoding helix-turn-helix domain-containing protein, whose product MDHFSNPCAPALGLRSVSTLKTGKARAIRFSTQDAIYRVLDCLPGDLLK is encoded by the coding sequence ATGGACCACTTTTCTAACCCTTGTGCTCCAGCACTGGGACTTCGCTCGGTCAGTACGCTGAAAACAGGCAAGGCACGGGCCATCCGCTTCAGTACCCAGGACGCGATATACCGCGTTCTCGACTGCCTGCCGGGCGACCTGCTGAAATGA
- a CDS encoding MFS transporter: MSPHELEYKSRGVQLRALAGLPRNARNAILMEPLWAIFGTVVIYYAPLYMRSVGLSSTEIGLLGSVTLALSFLFQAVAAPVTNRLGRKRTTLIGDLISWTIPMFVWATANSFAAFAVAAALSAVGRIVALSWSLLLIEDVEERQRARVFGIINLIVTVCGLLTPLVGLIIAQHGVTATMRAYYIAGGVGMTVMFLWRNAITQETQSGVAAMAQHRALGVGQSICHTMAMVAGMRGHPGLMGMTAFYLLTVFIEQLSLFQILFLQETLQFSAQTLSFVPFVGAFVTVLLYWVGLPQLSRLPLGRTLVVTRVLGLLGAALLLFVPAGNVAVMLAVVGLLGGATFLTQTYRDAALFSRLPREGTADLYSAVQTLTLLCAIPAAALAGAIFEVSPHGLFVVIAILSGLLLLLAFWLARRESESDGPLF, translated from the coding sequence ATGAGTCCCCACGAGCTGGAATACAAGTCCCGGGGCGTGCAGCTCAGAGCCCTCGCGGGCCTGCCCAGGAACGCCCGCAACGCGATACTGATGGAGCCACTGTGGGCTATTTTCGGCACCGTCGTCATCTATTACGCGCCCCTCTACATGCGGAGCGTGGGCCTCTCCAGCACCGAGATCGGGCTGCTCGGCTCGGTCACGCTGGCCCTCTCCTTCCTGTTTCAGGCGGTGGCCGCGCCGGTGACCAATCGCCTGGGACGCAAACGCACGACCCTGATCGGCGACCTGATCTCGTGGACCATTCCCATGTTCGTCTGGGCCACGGCGAACAGCTTCGCCGCGTTCGCTGTGGCTGCGGCGCTGAGTGCTGTCGGACGGATCGTGGCGCTGTCCTGGAGTCTGCTGCTGATCGAGGACGTCGAAGAGCGGCAGCGGGCCCGGGTGTTCGGCATCATCAACCTCATTGTCACGGTCTGTGGTCTGCTGACTCCGCTTGTGGGTCTGATCATCGCGCAGCACGGTGTGACCGCGACCATGCGGGCCTACTACATTGCCGGTGGCGTCGGCATGACCGTCATGTTCCTGTGGCGCAACGCCATCACCCAGGAAACGCAAAGCGGTGTGGCAGCCATGGCGCAGCACCGGGCCCTGGGAGTCGGCCAGAGCATCTGTCACACCATGGCGATGGTGGCAGGCATGCGGGGACATCCCGGCCTGATGGGCATGACTGCCTTTTACCTGCTGACTGTTTTTATTGAGCAGCTCAGTCTGTTTCAGATCCTGTTCCTGCAAGAAACTCTACAGTTCAGTGCCCAGACGCTCTCTTTCGTTCCCTTCGTCGGTGCCTTCGTGACTGTGCTTCTGTACTGGGTGGGCCTCCCTCAGCTCTCCAGGTTGCCGCTGGGCCGCACGCTGGTCGTCACGCGCGTCCTGGGGTTGCTGGGCGCGGCTCTCCTGCTGTTCGTTCCCGCGGGCAATGTGGCCGTCATGCTGGCCGTGGTCGGGTTGCTGGGGGGGGCCACGTTTCTGACACAGACCTACCGTGACGCCGCGCTGTTCAGCCGGCTGCCCAGAGAAGGTACGGCCGACCTGTATTCCGCGGTTCAGACCCTGACCTTGCTGTGCGCCATCCCGGCGGCGGCCCTGGCAGGGGCAATCTTCGAGGTTTCCCCACACGGCCTCTTCGTGGTGATTGCCATCCTGAGCGGGCTGCTGCTCCTCCTGGCGTTCTGGCTGGCCAGGCGTGAATCAGAGTCGGATGGACCACTTTTCTAA
- a CDS encoding SMI1/KNR4 family protein, with translation MGQEELFKRLRAGGVPAPLIPKLPDDREIDALEVLLETRLPPSYRAYLLTLSDVLAGAYWPLVIHHELTGGRLLDQTRDLRAIGLPQFLVPFETSQDGDAFCFDTRSAGPEYAVVRWVHDDGSFDTYRWPSFIAWVQDEWLPTVEDQK, from the coding sequence GTGGGCCAAGAGGAACTGTTTAAAAGACTCAGAGCGGGAGGCGTGCCAGCCCCATTGATTCCCAAACTGCCGGATGATCGGGAAATTGATGCGCTAGAGGTTCTGTTGGAGACTCGTCTTCCACCGTCGTACCGCGCCTATTTACTGACTCTCTCCGATGTTCTGGCTGGTGCCTACTGGCCGTTGGTAATTCATCACGAGTTGACTGGCGGACGACTGCTCGACCAGACGCGTGATCTCCGGGCTATTGGCCTTCCTCAATTTCTTGTGCCATTTGAGACGAGTCAGGATGGAGACGCCTTCTGCTTCGACACGCGCTCTGCTGGACCAGAGTATGCGGTGGTGCGGTGGGTGCACGATGACGGCTCATTTGACACCTACCGCTGGCCTAGCTTCATTGCTTGGGTTCAAGACGAGTGGCTCCCCACTGTGGAGGATCAAAAATAG